A window of Lacibacter sediminis contains these coding sequences:
- a CDS encoding family 43 glycosylhydrolase: MNVYNHRSIALVSLFLLNVLIVLGQKDDVDSSVYYNQVKTYVNPVLPGDHPDPTMLRVGDDFYHCGSSFHFTPYLPIYHSKDMVHWKVISRVVTPAKAGFVTDRPSAGIWQGAITYFYGSYWIYFSANGQHFSKASTPYGPWSDPVPVKSNPVTGPLGYDNSIFVDDDGKPYMVIKNGQKVNRIQALGRDGQLTDTVINLDWINAKLQYSWAEGPVMCKRNGYYYYFPAGDVSGGQYVLRGKSLTSDSTQWERLGEFFKPITDPNVGFRRPNHISAPIQLADGTWWTIGQSYEKYGNDDWSGKGRQSSLYPVIWEGDRPWGMAPTTQPIQKPNLPKAGILWRSVNADYFEKDTLQLWWHFLTKKDIANYSLSARKGWIRLSPDSGRTSLVQKETDHYYTAVTKVDFTATDTTAKAGLYLSNGNQKTVVRLYSGFDNGRQLVFSLDTAVRKITNTTGNIVWLKVERQLHKLFAYYSADGKKWLSMGAPISAVSLDKVQPNYNSWVGTSIGVFTEGKPADFDFFVCKDGFSAMPAVGYSNYYGVEKVTFGEEAVVTNNSDHGGWFMLSGVETGNKATQIELIISAVKAGNLEIWIDNLKTGKLIAKIPVAVTGESKWKSVSKALNSVTGKHDLFIKFKGGSNHELFIKSVHFLSK; the protein is encoded by the coding sequence ATGAACGTATACAATCATCGTAGCATAGCACTTGTTAGTTTGTTTTTATTGAATGTGTTAATTGTTTTGGGGCAAAAAGATGATGTTGATTCATCTGTTTATTATAACCAGGTTAAAACCTACGTTAATCCTGTTTTGCCGGGTGATCATCCTGATCCTACCATGTTACGAGTAGGAGATGATTTTTATCATTGCGGTTCCAGTTTCCATTTTACACCTTATCTGCCGATCTATCATTCAAAAGATATGGTGCATTGGAAAGTGATAAGCCGTGTGGTTACTCCTGCAAAAGCTGGATTTGTTACAGATCGTCCCTCTGCAGGTATTTGGCAGGGTGCTATTACTTATTTCTACGGCTCTTACTGGATTTATTTTTCAGCTAACGGACAGCATTTCAGTAAGGCCTCAACACCATACGGCCCATGGAGCGATCCTGTTCCTGTAAAATCAAATCCGGTTACAGGTCCGCTTGGTTACGATAACTCCATTTTTGTGGACGATGATGGCAAACCTTATATGGTAATCAAAAACGGGCAGAAAGTAAATCGCATACAAGCTCTTGGAAGAGATGGGCAGTTGACCGATACCGTTATTAATCTTGATTGGATCAATGCAAAGCTTCAATACAGTTGGGCCGAAGGGCCGGTAATGTGCAAGCGCAATGGATACTATTATTATTTCCCTGCAGGCGATGTTTCGGGCGGACAATATGTATTGAGAGGAAAATCATTAACAAGTGATTCAACACAATGGGAAAGGTTAGGCGAATTTTTCAAACCAATTACAGATCCCAATGTTGGTTTTCGCAGACCCAATCATATTTCAGCGCCAATTCAATTAGCTGATGGAACATGGTGGACAATTGGGCAGAGTTATGAAAAATATGGTAACGATGATTGGTCGGGTAAAGGTCGACAATCATCGCTTTATCCTGTGATATGGGAGGGTGATCGTCCTTGGGGAATGGCTCCAACAACACAACCCATTCAAAAACCAAACTTACCAAAAGCAGGCATTTTATGGCGCAGTGTGAACGCAGATTATTTTGAAAAAGATACACTCCAGTTATGGTGGCATTTTTTAACGAAAAAAGATATCGCCAACTATTCACTTTCTGCACGCAAAGGTTGGATAAGGCTTAGCCCCGATAGCGGCCGTACAAGCCTTGTGCAAAAAGAAACAGATCATTATTATACCGCAGTAACAAAAGTTGATTTTACTGCAACAGATACTACTGCAAAAGCCGGTCTTTATCTTTCAAACGGCAATCAAAAAACCGTTGTGCGTTTATATAGTGGATTTGATAATGGAAGGCAGCTTGTATTCTCATTAGATACAGCTGTTCGAAAAATTACAAATACAACAGGCAATATTGTATGGCTAAAAGTAGAGCGGCAACTGCATAAGTTGTTTGCTTATTACAGTGCAGATGGGAAAAAATGGTTGTCTATGGGTGCACCTATCAGTGCAGTTAGTTTAGATAAGGTGCAACCGAATTACAACTCATGGGTTGGTACAAGTATTGGCGTGTTTACAGAAGGGAAGCCGGCCGATTTTGATTTTTTCGTTTGTAAAGATGGTTTCTCGGCAATGCCTGCAGTTGGTTACAGTAATTATTATGGCGTTGAAAAAGTAACTTTTGGAGAAGAAGCGGTTGTAACGAATAATTCTGATCATGGCGGTTGGTTTATGCTCTCTGGTGTTGAAACTGGAAACAAGGCCACTCAAATTGAACTCATTATATCGGCAGTTAAAGCAGGTAACTTGGAAATATGGATCGACAATTTAAAAACGGGTAAGTTAATAGCAAAAATACCGGTTGCAGTAACAGGTGAAAGTAAATGGAAGTCAGTAAGCAAAGCTTTAAATAGCGTAACAGGAAAACATGACCTATTTATTAAATTTAAGGGTGGAAGCAATCATGAATTGTTTATAAAGAGTGTTCACTTTCTGAGTAAATAA